In the Balaenoptera ricei isolate mBalRic1 chromosome 1, mBalRic1.hap2, whole genome shotgun sequence genome, atctttttgagtgaagaactgttccaggtgccctttacagtcttccaggggattgaaattttttccattaagagaattttgtaaagaccgaaataaatggaaatccgaaggtgcaatgtctggtgaatacggtggatgaatcagaatcTCCCAGGCAAGCTTAACATacagtcttgcattatcctgatggaatattatgcgttttctgttgactaattctggatgctttttgttgagcgctgctttcagttggtctaactgggagcagtacttgctggagttaatcgtttggttttccggaggagctcataatagaggactcccttccaatcccaccatatacacaacatcaccttctttggatgaagaccagacTTTGCTGTGGTTGGTGATGGTTtattttgcttgccccacgatctcttctgttccacattattgtacagtatccacttttcattgcccatcacaatttgttttaaaaacggaacattttcattatgtttcagtagagaagCACATGCAGAagtacagtcaagaaggttttttttcacttaacttatgtggaactcaaacatcaaagcgatgaacataaccaagctggtgcaaatgattttcagcgcttgatttggatGTTTTGTCTATGTTGGCCATCTCCCGTGTGGTATAaggttgattgttctcagttaatgtctcggTTTGATCGCTaccaacttcaactggtctacccgaccgtgcagcatcgtccagtgagaaatctccagcacaaaacttcacaaacTACTtgtgacatgttcgatcagtcacagcaccttctccatacactgcacaaacctTTTTATGCATTTCagctgcatttttacctttcttgaaataataaagcataatatgccaaaaatgttgctttttcttccatcttcaatattaaaatggctacacaaaaattcaccaattttgataagtctttttttaaatgcacactgatatgacagctatcacatacaatctaacaaaattgttttgaatgaagttaaagacaactaagtgctactggagccatcttatggaaaaaaccgaaCAAACCTTtcttttggtcaacccaatatttAATTCTGGTTGACCTTAGAAAACCACATAACCTATTGGTCTTACAGTGGGCACACGGAAAAGAGGCTAGAACATAGAGACATAGACTATAACAGAGAAAAAGGATGAAACATCTTTTAATGTATGGGATTTTGTGATAATATACAAATATGATTTAGATAGATTATCTGAAGCAAAAAGATATACtaacaaataattacaatgacaaataataagaaatatataatcaTATGTTAGCTTATATAGAGTACCATGGGAATGCAGCATTACCACCACCTGCAGATGTGGAGGAAGGTTTCACAgagaaggcatttttttttaatcgatcactgtttccaaaaaaaactaaaatacaatTTGGGAAATGTAtacttaattcattaatttttcctCAACTTTAATGATGACTTTATCAGTCAAAAGAATTTGGTATTTACttgtaaatctctttaaaaatcatGACAAATTAAAATGAGCTTTCAAAAACAGGTAGATCTCATAACACTGAAAGTGCAGTTTATAATAcagcaaaattaaatacaataatcattttaaatgacCTATTaaattctttgttcatttctttgacTTCATTTAGCATTGATCTAACTCAATGTGGAAGGTTACATTCATACAAGTTTAAACAGCTTAATGATTAACTATATTCACCTGTCAACCTTACTGTTTATGAGGCAAATAGTGTTATATAGAGAGTTCAGAAGTCTCGGTatgcttacaggaaaaaaacaaattccaAATCGTTTTAAAGTGAATAATTAGGATAAAAATGTACACTATTaagctctttctttttattgctccTCTAGTTATTTCTTCCAGAATTGACCAAGACTATTCATCATTTGATTCTGTATCTCCAGAGCCAAAATCAAGATTTGCTATGTTAGATGATGTAAAAATTTTAGCCAATGGCCTACTTCAGTTAGGACATGGTCTTAAAGACTTTGTTCATAAGACTAAGGGCCAAATTAATGACATATTTCAAAAACTCAACATATTTGATCAGTCTTTTTATGACTTATCACTGCaaaccaatgaaatcaaagaagaagaaaaggaacttaGAAGAACTACATCCAGACTGCAAGtcaaaaatgaagaagtaaagaacATGTCACTTGAACTCAACTCAAAACTTGAAAGTCTCCTTGAAGAAAAAATTCTACTTCAACAAAAAGTGAGATACCTGGAGGACCAATTAaccaatttaattaaaaatcaacCTGAAATTCAGGAACACCCAGAAATAACTTCACTCAAAGTAAGTATAAAACAAAGAGGGTTCATAATTATGTTTTCAATgtggatcttttttaaaaaatattttaaaacatgctaCTTGAAATACTTTGTTGAACTGTTGAAACACTatatttttctcatgaaaaaAAGACTCCAGGAAATAAATTTTCCCATTATAATTTCAAGTTGGTTTTTGTTTCCCTAacattatttatgaaaataactAAACTTTGCATTTCAGATGAAAATTACAAGACAGTTAAGCAATGAAATTTAGAACACTAAATTATTATACTATTGCAAATTACTGGAGGCAAGTCAAAAGCTAAAGGAATATAACTTGTGTAACTATTCtcccatctttaaaatatataaaagtaatacagttaatggaaaagatattaaaatactgtttttttttttcatttaattgaaaTAGTTTAAAGTTCAGGAAATCAGATTTTAGAGatggtacattttaaataaaacacaaaaactaaAGTATGTACTATGTGAAAGAAGAATACAAGGGGAAAAGGTTTGCCAGTACCAGTTTTCTAATCCagtattagtttaaaaaattagattgtgATAGTGttacaggaaataaaaaagtctaatttaacaaaaaagaaagaaacttctaaCCAATCTATAATCTATGTCCAGACTTTTGTAGAACAGCAAGATAATAGCATCAAAGATCTTCTTCAGACCGTGGAAGAACAATACAGACAATTAAATCAACAGCATagtcaaataaaagaaatagaaaatcaggtaAGTCAATATTTTAATAGTATGTCCAATCTTTTACGTAAAATTTAGGTTTATGAAAACACTTGaccctaaaattattttaaataattatagttGGATAGTGAATAAAAGGATCGCATCAGCATGATCATTAGGTTTGCAGGCTCTGAAGCTAATAAACTACCTGGGGTTGAATTTTGGCTCTAAAACTtttgtgtgaccttgaataaattacttaaccccttctcagtttcctcatgcacTCTATGTAGATAATAAAAGAATCTGTCTTACAGGACTgttgtgagaaaaaaagaattaattcatGCAAAGTATATCCTCAATATAGCAGCCAAAGAgattcaattaaaatttaaattagacTATCTCTCTCTTTGTTCAACACCGCACAATGGCTTCCGGTCTCACTCGTAGTGGCCCATAAGACCCAGATGACTCTTAATCATCTCACTGACTTCATCTCCTGTACTCTAGTCACACTGGCCTTTTTACTGTTACACAAACACATCAGGCTGCTATCTCAGGGTCTTTGCCCTTGTTGctctctgtctggaatgctcttcaCCCTGGTATCTGCATGGGCCCACTCTTACTCACTTTAGGTCTTTCTCAAATACAAAATTCTCAAAGAAGCCTTCCCAGATAACTTAATCAGAAATTATAATCCCCTACACCCATGCTTGAAACCTGCTACCTCCTTCAttactctcttttcttccttaacaTTTATCCCTATTTAACGTAATATATATTTGAGTTATTTATCTTGCCTGTCCctgcactagaatgtaagctctgtaaGTACAGAaagtttcttctatttttttaaattgctatagctccaaaatatagaactctgtctgacacatagtaggcacttaataaatacatgttaataaaGGTAATGTCACATTTAGCACAAAGAAGTCAATAAAAACTTACTatgattaatattattattagaagCTATATGTCTAATAATTAAAGTTTAATacccaaaaatataattaatctgCAATGTAAATAACTGGCTAGGTGAGCAAGGGAGATACGTGTTTGGAATAAAGCTATGCCAAAATCTAAGATTTCCAATATATAGTACCATagttcaaaaatattaattagtAATAATACTACTAAACAGCTGTTCAAGAGAGTTTCAAAAATAATACAGACCTGAAGAAactggtataaaaaaaaaatagatgccaagaactataaaacaaatattaccaATTTCCACCAAACAAACACATTATGTTTCAGTAATTTTATGAATCATAATTTTAGTAGGTTATTTTTGCTAATTGTCTGAAAAGGGGTTTTTGCCAGCTAGTTTTGATTTCCATAATTTCCTTCTTACtatatgttatttttctaattcttttcctaTATCTTTTATTATGAGTAAATTAACCTGCTCACAAAAGCAAAATGTCACTATTATAATATACATCCTgtctaataataaaatgtatgaagAATTCAACAATGAATTCTAAGTTGGAAGAAGCCTTAAATCATCTGACCCAActtattcaaatttaaattaagaaaCCAAAACTGTAAAGTTAAGTTACTATAAGATCACAGTTACTTAGTAGAAAAGACTAACATCCAGTAAGTGAACTTTACAACGGATCTTTATGCATTATATCCTAGGAAATGCCATTTATGCTGACATCAAAAAACTAACACTAATAACACATTACATACTCTGCTCTTCTCAACCCATCAATAAGAAAAGCTATCGGTCAATAAATTGCAAACCCAGCAcaacagacaatgaaatattgaatatattgaaAGTACACAAATAAAACTGCCAATTTGTTACCTCTACAGATATGATTACATGTCAAAAACTATCAAGAAAGTAGCCTTGTTCAAATTATGTGCTAGGTCTTAAGACCTACAACTGAGAATTATGAAATTTGAAATCTGCCTGTGTCACTGAACAGAACATATATTacattcatataaataaatagaacatattaaaatattctaagtAAAGTCTCTGCCTTtgatcttactgttttttgatcaatttctgttttttgccttgtctttctctatttttttgaaCTCTTTATGTGCCTGATTAAATATTTTGAGAACAGGAAGTCTGTATAATATGTATAGCATTGCTTATCCCTCttaacatcaaaaacaataacatATCATGAACTCAGATTTCCCCTAATTGTATATTCAGtaccatttttaaaagtagatttatattcttttatcaGTTAAGAAGAACTGGTATTCAAGAATCCACAGAAAATTCTCTTTCTTCTAAACCAAGAGCACCAAGAACTACTCCCTCTCTTCAtttgaatgaaacaaaaaatgtagAACATGATGGTAAGATAATTTGGTGGGTTTCCTTCTTGAAACTAATATCgtcaaatttttcttctttgacattTCCATCAAAAATCTCTATTCTCAGGGCCTGTTCTAGActaactaaaagagaaaaaagagataaatccAACAAATATAATGTGTCAACCTAAATTAGAtcctggtgatttttttaaaccctATAAAACATTCTTAAGACAATCGGGAAACATAAATATAGACTTGATAttagataatataaaattattattaattttcttagatGTAATGATGGTATTATAGTTACATAAGAGAATAATCTCATGTTTAAGAGATGCATGCCAAAATATCGAAGGGGTTAAGGGGCATGATGTTTGCAAATTCCTTTCAAATAGCACAGCAAAAtacatatttgtatgtatttgtgtttataaagcaaatatggcaaaatgttaacaactgttGAATACAGATGAAAAGATTATGGCATTCTCTTCAATGTTTCTACTTtccataagaaaaacaaaaaagatggggGAACAAAGTCTCCATTCCTacccaagctttaaaaaaatgatatagtttgaaaacacatttatttttaatgtaattcatAGAAGAAAAAAGTTCTCTGTTAGTTTCCTCTATGTATGTTCACTCTTTCCTCATGTATCTGTTGACTACCTGCTATGCACCAAGCACTATACTAACATCTCAtatgtagtattttatttatgtttttcctagatctaagggaaaaaagtgtttaaaattctaattttgtcacttttcttaaaaataaatcagtttgGTAATAACTATTTTGATATTCTTTGCATAACACGCCATCTAATAAAAATGCTTTAGTATAAAGTACCTTTTCAATAACACATTACTGAAAAAGACTGAAGGCTACAGTCACCACAATTCCATAAAACGTCAAGTAAAATCTCAAGCTCTAAAGATATCATTCTTTATTACTGTATCTTACGTAATAACATTTCGTTGATTCTAGACATTCCTGCTGATTGTACCATCATTTATAATAGAGGTGAACATACAAGTGGCATCTATTCCATTAGACCCAGCAACTCTCAAGTTTTCAATGTCTACTGTGATGTTAAATCAGGTAAAACGAGCCTAAGAGAAAATAGACAGTAGCTAGCTCAGGTTACTCACTACCTATTAGTAAGGCTAATCCTGTTATTTTTGTTCTGaatacatataaaaagaaatatatataacacAAGTAGTTATACAGATCTAGTACTTatatttgtcttgtttatgtattTACTCAGGCATTTACTCAATATTCTCcatctttttctataaaataatctgaaatgacCTTTGTCAATAAGTTTATTAAGACAAATTCATTAGTTGCCCTTCACTTAACTTCTTGGgctcataataaataataaaatgttattaccATAACAACATTAATAATACCTTGTACAGCCACcaattaaaaccaaacaaaaaaccgtATTTTGTTACAACTATCAGCATAAGTCTACTGAAAATAAACAATCTGTTCATTTTATTCAGGTAGTTCATGGACATTAATTCAACATCGAATAGATGGATCACAAAACTTCAATGAAACTTGGGAAAACTACAAATATGGTTTTGGGAGGCTTGATGGTAAGCTGACTTCATTCACTggttaacttaaaaatatttattaagagcctATTACAGACTGGGCATTAGAAATACAACAATGAATGAGGAACACTCCTAGCCTTCATATAAATTATTAACAAATAACTACACATTTGTAAGTACTGAACTTATTACAAGTGTCTTTATTTGAATTATACTTTTCAGAATTACATGTCTATTCTATGTATACTTATCACAATTTAACTGGATGGCTTCTAATTATCATAATTATAATTATCAAAGATAAATTTGATTAAGTGCTAAGTGCTTCAAATAAGTGCTAAATGCTATGAATGGGCTACAAAGAAAACCATCCTTATCACTGGTCATTCTACTTTCTTATtaacattttagatattaactaTTTGGAAGTTGGAAGGCACAAGGAAGCTGTCAGATGTACAGTACAAAATGTTTAgatttcaattatttaaatatgATAAATGTATACTATACAATGTGTGGTTTAAAATACATTTAGTTTAATTCaatgaaaattattatattttgatcacaaaataaataaggtaaaaaacaaaataagcaaaataaaaatgacagaggTTTAAAATCCAAAAAGCACATTATAAAAATCCATGAGTATGTACATGTACTCATTAATAAAGTGGATAACATCCATTATTATATCGAATTTTTAAACATTCAGTACTACTTGATCATTTAAACAATTCTGTATTCAAGCTACCAGTTAAATCCCTAACTAAAAGGTAGAATCAGTGATATGTTTTGTAGCTCCAAATCTTCTTCTGAGAGTGAGAGTCTAGAGTACTCATTTATTTCTACAAGAAAGTAAGCCATTTGTATTTTGCAATTCTTAAAATGAAATCTACAAATTCAACAGCAGTAGggaaattttgactttttttccttaaatgcttTAATAAAAGGGATAATTAAAGAGAGAGTAATTGTGATAGAGAGATCTATTtgtatttacaatgttatgtttttaattccaaataaaattgtttaattatagagaaaagttattaaaaattatgctttttaatttaaaatgtttttaaaaatttatttccttctttttctacaaagaaaacatatataacaAGCAAATATCAAAGGCCAGGATTATATTTGAGGAAAATTACATTATTATCCAAGTCTCTGGAAATACTTAACAAATCTCTTGATAGTATATTCATATTAATAAATAGCTGACAGTAAAGCCAGTACATGTAAGGACCCAGAAGTTAGATAATATTTTACCAATGACTAGCCCTAAAAGTACTTATAATAGTCTAACATGTTTCACCTGTGAAATATGCCTGATAATATCCATTTTAGAAAGGATAATCAGACTTTAGGTAGGCCTATTACTATTTTAACACCTGTTGTATTTTAACATCTATTACTATTTTAACATAACTATcttcaataaaattgttttaaaaagaaatattttacgaGACTCTAAAATAACCAAGGGATTCAAGACTAAAACATCTAATCTACttacaccaaaaaagaaaaagaacactctCAAAAAAAATAGTCGCTGCCTAATCTGCAGTTAACAATCCACAGATTTTTACAACTTTTCTTTTCAGGAGAATTTTGGTTGGGTCTAGAGAAGATATACTCCCTAGTACAGCAATCTAACTATATCTTACGAATTGAGCTAGAAGATTGGAAAGACAACAAGCATTATATTGAATATTCTTTTCACTTGGGAGATCATGAAACCAACTATACACTACATCTAGTTGAGATTGCTGGCAACGTCCCCAACGCACTCCCGGAACACAAAGATTTGATGTTTTCTACTTGGGATCACAAAGCAAAAGGACACTTCAACTGTCCAGAAAGTAATTCAGGTATCCTCTTCCTAatataaatactttattttcaaaGCTTCAAAATATCTTCCCAAAGTAATAGCTAATATCTTTCAATGTCAACTCTTTAAAATCTGAATCCAATATAAACATTTTCTCTATAGGTAAACGTCTCAAGGTAAGTGTTAACTTGATTATAGTTTGAGTACGTATTTTACCTCTAACTTttctcagatattttatttttggtcagGTATATGAGACTTgtataaattcttttaaattggaatatatgtatacaacaCTGTCATATTTATAAGAAATGAAGATATACTCACTGGCGAAATATAATAACAGTAACTACGTATGAGTTTGTATCTATTAAACTGCGTGTCTGTCCTTTTTAGGAGGTTGGTGGTGCCATGATGTATGTGgggaaaacaacctaaatggtaAATATAACAAGCCAAAAGCAAAAACTAAGCCAGAGAGGAGAAGAGGAATATGCTGGAAGTCTCAAAATGGAAGGTTATACTCTATCAAATCAACCAAAATGTTGATCCGTCCAACAGATTCAGAAAATTCTGAATGAACTGAGGCAAATTAAAAAGCCAATAAATTGAACATTAAACTCATCCAAAATTACTGTGGTTTAAAAATCTGGTATTAAATCCCTAATAGAAGGCTTTAGAAgtaaattctttatattaaagccACTACCAACTTAATATTAAACATATCATCACATCACCTCAAAGAACACCATTTACCTTTGTCAATCAAAATTCTTATgatcatttattcatatattttgtgaCGTGCGAATCAATTTTAGATGGTCACAATCTGAATTGTAACCAATGGgtgaatttttaaataacctttctaaataaaaaacttacaaagagatttttattttcaaagtcatCATGTGAGCTGATTTTACAACTTCCTCAGTTTAAAAACTACTTTTCTTGCTAAAATTCTAAACTTGAATAACTATAAAGGACTAATAATTGTACATTTCTTAAATGCTGTAATATTAATTTCAAAACTAAAATTCAGTCAGTTCAGAGTACATGTGAAAATCGATAATATGAATCTTAAAACTGATACTTCATTTTGCTACAAAATAATTTGGAGTAAATGTTTGGTATGTTTTATTTATGAAGCCAAATGAAGCAGGATGAAATACTGTACTGAAATAGGTTCATGGTCTTAAATACAGTAGATCATAACTGCTAAGTCATATTGACTTTAAATATCAAGTATTGCTGTACCTTAACTTGTTTGTTAACTTATCTGTACTGTATACATATTTTAACACTTAATATtgtgaaaacaaataattttaaagggaTCTTGTCAGAATACAATAAGAATGAATGTATTGGTGGCATCAagttaaagt is a window encoding:
- the ANGPTL3 gene encoding angiopoietin-related protein 3, whose product is MYTIKLFLFIAPLVISSRIDQDYSSFDSVSPEPKSRFAMLDDVKILANGLLQLGHGLKDFVHKTKGQINDIFQKLNIFDQSFYDLSLQTNEIKEEEKELRRTTSRLQVKNEEVKNMSLELNSKLESLLEEKILLQQKVRYLEDQLTNLIKNQPEIQEHPEITSLKTFVEQQDNSIKDLLQTVEEQYRQLNQQHSQIKEIENQLRRTGIQESTENSLSSKPRAPRTTPSLHLNETKNVEHDDIPADCTIIYNRGEHTSGIYSIRPSNSQVFNVYCDVKSGSSWTLIQHRIDGSQNFNETWENYKYGFGRLDGEFWLGLEKIYSLVQQSNYILRIELEDWKDNKHYIEYSFHLGDHETNYTLHLVEIAGNVPNALPEHKDLMFSTWDHKAKGHFNCPESNSGGWWCHDVCGENNLNGKYNKPKAKTKPERRRGICWKSQNGRLYSIKSTKMLIRPTDSENSE